A genomic window from Streptomyces mirabilis includes:
- a CDS encoding sugar phosphate nucleotidyltransferase — MIGLVLAAGAGRRLRPYTDSLPKALVPVGPEGMEDSITVLDLTLGNFAEIGLTEVGIIVGYRKEAVYDRKDALEAKYGLKITLIDNDKAEEWNNAYSLWCGRDALKDGVILANGDTVHPVSVEKTLLAARGDGKRIILALDTVKKLADEEMKVVVDPDKGVRKITKLMEPAEATGEYIGVTLIEGDAAADLADALKTVWETDPQQFYEHGYQELVNRGFTIDVAPIGDVKWVEIDNHDDLAKGREIACQY, encoded by the coding sequence ATGATCGGCCTCGTGCTGGCGGCCGGCGCCGGACGGCGTCTGCGTCCCTACACCGACAGCCTCCCAAAGGCTCTCGTACCGGTGGGACCCGAGGGCATGGAGGACAGCATCACGGTCCTGGACCTGACCCTCGGCAACTTCGCCGAGATCGGTCTGACCGAGGTCGGGATCATCGTCGGCTACCGCAAGGAAGCCGTGTACGACCGCAAGGACGCCCTGGAGGCCAAGTACGGCCTCAAGATCACCCTCATCGACAACGACAAGGCCGAGGAGTGGAACAACGCCTACTCCCTGTGGTGTGGCCGTGACGCCCTCAAGGACGGTGTGATCCTCGCCAACGGCGACACCGTGCACCCGGTCTCCGTCGAGAAGACGCTGCTGGCCGCCCGCGGCGACGGCAAGCGGATCATCCTCGCCCTCGACACGGTGAAGAAGCTCGCCGACGAGGAGATGAAGGTCGTCGTGGACCCCGACAAGGGCGTCCGGAAGATCACCAAGCTGATGGAGCCCGCCGAGGCCACCGGCGAGTACATCGGCGTCACCCTCATCGAGGGCGACGCCGCGGCCGACCTGGCCGACGCCCTGAAGACGGTGTGGGAGACGGACCCGCAGCAGTTCTACGAGCACGGCTACCAGGAGCTGGTCAACCGCGGCTTCACGATCGACGTGGCGCCGATCGGTGACGTCAAGTGGGTCGAGATCGACAACCACGACGACCTCGCCAAGGGACGGGAGATCGCGTGCCAGTACTGA
- a CDS encoding iron-containing alcohol dehydrogenase family protein: MPVLTRLIPSPVVVDIRPGALDDLASVLSDQRISHSGKLAVAVSNGSGAKLRERIAPALPGATWYEVGGGALDDAIRLAGAIKAGHYDAVVGLGGGKIIDCAKFAAARVGLPLVAVPTNLAHDGLCSPVATLDNDAGRGSYGVPNPIAVVIDLDVIREAPARFVRAGIGDAISNINSIADWELSHRVNGEKIDGLASAMARQAGEAVLRHPGGIGDNDFLQVLAEALVLTGVAMSISGDSRPASGSCHEINHAFDLLFPKRAASHGEQCGLGAAFAMYLRGAHEESAYTAEVLRRHGLPVLPEEIGFTVDEFVQVVEFAPQTRPGRYTILEHLDLKPNQIKDIYSDYAKAISS, translated from the coding sequence GTGCCAGTACTGACAAGGCTCATCCCCTCCCCGGTCGTCGTCGACATCCGCCCGGGTGCCCTGGACGACCTGGCGAGCGTGCTCTCCGACCAGCGGATCTCGCACTCCGGCAAGCTGGCCGTCGCCGTGAGCAACGGCTCCGGCGCGAAGCTGCGCGAGCGGATCGCCCCGGCCCTGCCCGGCGCCACCTGGTACGAGGTCGGCGGCGGCGCCCTCGACGACGCGATCCGGCTGGCCGGTGCCATCAAGGCCGGCCACTACGACGCGGTCGTGGGCCTGGGCGGCGGCAAGATCATCGACTGTGCGAAGTTCGCCGCGGCGCGCGTCGGTCTCCCGCTGGTCGCCGTGCCCACCAACCTCGCGCACGACGGCCTGTGCTCGCCCGTCGCGACCCTCGACAACGACGCGGGCCGCGGCTCCTACGGTGTGCCGAACCCGATCGCGGTCGTCATCGACCTCGATGTGATCCGCGAGGCACCGGCGCGCTTCGTGCGAGCCGGCATCGGCGACGCGATCTCCAACATCAACTCGATCGCGGACTGGGAACTCTCCCACCGCGTCAACGGCGAGAAGATCGACGGCCTCGCCTCCGCGATGGCCCGTCAGGCCGGCGAGGCGGTGCTGCGGCACCCGGGCGGCATCGGGGACAACGACTTCCTCCAGGTGTTGGCCGAGGCGCTGGTCCTCACCGGCGTCGCGATGTCGATCTCGGGCGACTCACGGCCCGCCTCGGGCTCCTGCCACGAGATCAACCACGCCTTCGACCTCCTCTTCCCCAAGCGCGCGGCGAGCCACGGCGAGCAGTGCGGCCTGGGCGCGGCCTTCGCGATGTACCTGCGGGGGGCGCACGAGGAGTCGGCGTACACGGCCGAGGTGCTGCGCCGGCACGGGCTGCCGGTACTGCCCGAGGAGATCGGGTTCACCGTGGACGAGTTCGTGCAGGTCGTGGAGTTCGCTCCGCAGACCCGGCCGGGCCGCTACACGATCCTCGAACACCTCGACCTGAAACCCAACCAGATCAAGGACATCTACTCCGACTATGCCAAGGCCATCAGTAGCTGA
- a CDS encoding CDP-alcohol phosphatidyltransferase family protein yields MPRPSVAELRPVVHPAGVKDRRSGEHWAGRLYMREISLRCDRYLVNTRITPNQLTYLMTVFGVLAAPALLVPGIPGAVLGVLMVQLYLLLDCVDGEIARWKKQFSLGGVYLDRVGAYLTDAAVLVGFGLRAADPWGSGRIDWLWAFLGTLAALGAILIKAETDLVGVARHQGGLPPVKESASEPRSSGMALARRAAAALKFHRLVLGIEASLLILVLAIVDSVRGDLFFTRLGVAVLAGIALLQTVLHLVSILVSSRLK; encoded by the coding sequence ATGCCAAGGCCATCAGTAGCTGAGCTCCGCCCCGTCGTTCATCCCGCAGGGGTGAAGGACCGGCGCAGCGGTGAGCATTGGGCGGGACGCCTGTACATGCGAGAGATCTCGCTGCGCTGCGACCGCTACCTGGTGAACACCAGGATCACGCCCAACCAGCTCACGTACCTGATGACTGTCTTCGGCGTGCTCGCCGCCCCGGCCCTGCTGGTGCCGGGGATCCCGGGCGCCGTGCTCGGCGTGCTCATGGTCCAGCTCTACCTGCTGCTCGACTGTGTCGACGGTGAGATAGCGCGCTGGAAGAAGCAGTTCTCGCTCGGCGGGGTCTACCTGGACCGGGTCGGTGCCTATCTGACCGACGCCGCGGTGCTCGTGGGCTTCGGCCTGCGCGCCGCCGATCCCTGGGGGTCCGGGCGGATCGACTGGCTCTGGGCCTTCCTCGGCACCCTGGCGGCCCTCGGCGCGATCCTGATCAAGGCCGAGACCGACCTCGTCGGCGTCGCCCGCCACCAGGGCGGCCTGCCGCCGGTCAAGGAGTCGGCGTCCGAGCCGCGCTCGTCCGGCATGGCACTGGCCCGCAGGGCCGCCGCCGCGCTGAAGTTCCACCGGCTGGTGCTCGGCATCGAGGCGTCCCTGCTGATCCTGGTGCTGGCCATCGTGGACTCGGTGCGCGGAGACCTGTTCTTCACCCGCCTCGGCGTCGCGGTCCTGGCCGGCATCGCCCTCCTCCAGACCGTGCTGCACCTCGTGTCCATCCTCGTCTCCAGCAGGCTGAAGTGA
- a CDS encoding glycosyltransferase family 2 protein: MKVGAVVITMGNRPDELRALLDSVAKQDGDRVEVVVVGNGSPVPDVPDGVRTVELPENLGIPGGRNVGIEAFGPGGTDVDILLFLDDDGLLATHDTAELCRRAFAADPELGIISFRIADPETKETQRRHVPRLRASDPMRSSRVTTFLGGANAVRTKVFAEVGGLPDEFFYAHEETDLAWRALDAGWMIDYRSDMVLYHPTTAPSRHAVYHRMVARNRVWLARRNLPAPLVPVYLGVWMLLTLARRPSGPALKAWFGGFKEGWTSPCGPRRPMKWRTVWRLSRLGRPPVI; encoded by the coding sequence ATGAAGGTCGGCGCGGTCGTCATCACCATGGGCAACCGCCCCGACGAGCTCCGAGCCCTGCTGGACTCCGTCGCCAAGCAGGACGGCGACCGGGTCGAGGTGGTCGTGGTCGGCAACGGCTCGCCCGTCCCGGACGTCCCCGACGGCGTACGCACCGTAGAGCTGCCCGAGAACCTCGGCATTCCCGGCGGCCGCAACGTGGGCATCGAGGCGTTCGGCCCCGGTGGCACGGACGTCGACATCCTGCTCTTCCTCGACGACGACGGCCTCCTCGCCACCCACGACACCGCCGAGCTGTGCCGCCGGGCCTTCGCCGCCGACCCCGAGCTGGGCATCATCAGCTTCCGGATCGCGGATCCCGAGACCAAGGAGACCCAGCGCCGCCACGTACCGCGGCTGCGCGCCTCCGACCCGATGCGCTCCTCGCGCGTCACCACCTTCCTCGGTGGCGCCAACGCGGTCCGTACGAAGGTCTTCGCCGAGGTCGGCGGACTACCGGACGAGTTCTTCTACGCCCACGAGGAAACCGACCTGGCATGGCGGGCCCTCGACGCGGGCTGGATGATCGACTACCGGTCCGACATGGTCCTGTACCACCCCACGACCGCCCCTTCGCGGCACGCGGTGTACCACCGCATGGTGGCCCGCAACCGTGTCTGGCTCGCGCGCCGAAACCTTCCCGCGCCGCTCGTCCCCGTCTACCTCGGGGTCTGGATGCTCCTGACCCTGGCCCGTCGCCCCTCGGGACCAGCCCTGAAGGCGTGGTTCGGCGGTTTCAAGGAGGGCTGGACCAGTCCCTGCGGGCCCCGGCGTCCCATGAAGTGGCGTACGGTGTGGCGGCTGAGCCGCCTAGGTCGTCCTCCTGTCATCTGA
- a CDS encoding ABC transporter permease — MSETTHDGAVAVSDRPSPDDGLSAADIAAKYGLAVSGARPGLVEYVRQLWGRRHFILAFSQAKLTAQYSQAKLGQLWQVATPLLNAAVYYFIFGVILKASRGMSHDTYIPFLVTGVFVFTFTQSSIMAGVRAISGNLGLVRALHFPRASLPISFALQQLQQLLFSMIVLFVVVIGFGSAPGLSWLLIVPVLVLQFLFNTGLALIVARMGAKTPDLAQLMPFILRTWMYTSGVMFSISNMLVGRPEWFIRALQVNPAAIYMDLMRYALIDGYGASHLPPHVWAIATFWAVVVAAGGFVYFWKAEERYGRG, encoded by the coding sequence GTGAGTGAGACAACGCATGACGGAGCTGTCGCAGTGAGCGACCGGCCGTCCCCCGATGACGGGCTCTCCGCGGCCGACATCGCCGCCAAGTACGGGCTCGCGGTCAGCGGCGCGCGGCCCGGACTCGTCGAGTACGTGCGTCAGCTGTGGGGGCGTCGGCACTTCATCCTCGCCTTCTCGCAGGCGAAACTCACCGCGCAGTACAGCCAGGCCAAACTCGGCCAGCTGTGGCAGGTGGCGACGCCGCTGCTGAACGCGGCCGTGTACTACTTCATCTTCGGCGTGATCCTCAAGGCCAGCCGGGGCATGTCGCACGACACCTACATCCCGTTCCTGGTGACCGGTGTGTTCGTCTTCACGTTCACGCAGAGCTCGATCATGGCGGGCGTCCGAGCGATCTCGGGCAACCTGGGGCTGGTGCGCGCGCTGCACTTCCCGCGCGCCTCGCTGCCCATCTCCTTCGCGCTCCAGCAGCTCCAGCAGCTGCTGTTCTCGATGATCGTGCTCTTCGTCGTGGTGATCGGTTTCGGCAGCGCGCCGGGTCTGTCCTGGCTGCTGATCGTCCCGGTGCTGGTGCTGCAGTTCCTCTTCAACACCGGCCTCGCGCTGATCGTGGCGCGCATGGGCGCCAAGACGCCGGACCTCGCCCAGCTGATGCCGTTCATCCTGCGCACCTGGATGTACACCTCGGGCGTCATGTTCTCCATCAGCAACATGCTCGTCGGACGGCCCGAGTGGTTCATCCGCGCGCTCCAGGTGAACCCGGCCGCCATCTACATGGACCTGATGCGCTACGCCCTCATCGACGGCTACGGCGCCTCGCACCTGCCGCCCCATGTGTGGGCCATCGCCACCTTCTGGGCCGTGGTCGTCGCCGCCGGCGGGTTCGTGTACTTCTGGAAGGCGGAAGAGAGGTACGGCCGTGGCTGA
- a CDS encoding ABC transporter ATP-binding protein, with the protein MCGPSPPSGPWSSPPAGSCTSGRRKRGTAVAEQTSHIPTVIADELHIVYRVNGAKTGKGSATAALSRIIKRGEERGVRKVHAVKGVSFTAYRGEAIGLIGSNGSGKSTLLRAIAGLLPAEKGKVYTDGQPSLLGVNAALMNDLTGERNVILGGLAMGMSREQIRERYQEIVDFSGINEKGDFITLPMRTYSSGMAARLRFSIAAAKDHDVLMIDEALATGDRSFQKRSEERIRELRKSAGTVFLVSHNNKSIRDTCDRVLWLERGELRMDGPTEEVLKEYEKFTGK; encoded by the coding sequence ATGTGTGGGCCATCGCCACCTTCTGGGCCGTGGTCGTCGCCGCCGGCGGGTTCGTGTACTTCTGGAAGGCGGAAGAGAGGTACGGCCGTGGCTGAGCAGACATCCCACATCCCGACCGTGATCGCGGACGAGCTGCACATCGTCTACCGCGTGAACGGCGCCAAGACCGGCAAGGGCAGCGCCACCGCCGCCCTCAGCCGCATCATCAAGCGCGGCGAGGAGCGGGGCGTACGCAAGGTGCACGCCGTCAAGGGCGTCTCCTTCACGGCCTACCGCGGCGAGGCCATCGGCCTGATCGGCTCCAACGGATCCGGCAAGTCCACGCTCCTGCGTGCCATCGCCGGTCTGCTGCCCGCAGAGAAGGGCAAGGTCTACACCGACGGCCAGCCCTCGCTGCTCGGCGTGAACGCGGCCCTGATGAACGACCTCACGGGCGAACGCAACGTCATATTGGGCGGGCTCGCGATGGGCATGTCCCGCGAGCAGATCAGGGAGCGCTACCAGGAGATCGTCGACTTCTCGGGGATCAACGAGAAGGGCGACTTCATCACCCTGCCGATGCGCACCTACTCCTCCGGCATGGCGGCGCGGCTGCGCTTCTCCATCGCGGCCGCCAAGGACCACGACGTCCTCATGATCGACGAGGCCCTCGCCACCGGAGACCGCTCCTTCCAGAAGCGCTCCGAGGAGCGGATCCGGGAGCTGCGCAAGAGCGCGGGCACGGTGTTTCTGGTCAGCCACAACAACAAGTCGATCCGGGACACCTGCGACCGCGTGCTCTGGCTGGAGCGCGGTGAGCTGCGGATGGACGGTCCGACCGAAGAGGTCCTCAAGGAGTACGAGAAGTTCACGGGCAAGTAG
- the hpnC gene encoding squalene synthase HpnC: MTQAGTARTGETERGTLDKAAGENFPVAPFFLPQAWRDDLMAVYGFARLVDDIGDGDLAPGGGDARLLGVSPDEAEDRLVLLDAFEADLHRVFDSTPHHPLLRRLQPTVRRTDLTPEPFLGLIAANRQDQLIKRYETYDDLVAYCELSANPVGRLVLSVTGTSTPERIRRSDSVCTALQIVEHLQDVAEDLSRDRIYLPAEDMKRFHVQEADLATATAGASVRALVAYEAERALHLLNEGTPLVGSVHGRLKLLLAGFVAGGRAAIRAIAAAEYDVLPGPPKPGKLQLLREVGVTLRGEG; encoded by the coding sequence GTGACCCAAGCCGGTACGGCGCGCACTGGTGAGACAGAGCGCGGAACGCTCGACAAGGCCGCGGGCGAGAACTTCCCCGTGGCACCCTTTTTCCTGCCCCAGGCCTGGCGCGACGACCTGATGGCCGTCTACGGCTTCGCCCGCCTCGTCGACGACATCGGCGACGGCGATCTCGCCCCGGGCGGCGGGGACGCCAGGCTGCTCGGCGTGTCGCCCGACGAGGCCGAGGACCGTCTCGTACTCCTGGACGCCTTCGAGGCCGACCTGCACCGCGTGTTCGACTCGACGCCGCACCACCCGCTGCTGCGCCGCCTGCAGCCCACGGTCCGCCGCACGGACCTCACCCCCGAACCCTTCCTCGGGCTGATCGCGGCCAACCGCCAGGACCAGCTGATCAAGCGCTACGAGACCTATGACGACCTCGTGGCCTACTGCGAGCTGTCCGCCAATCCTGTCGGCCGCCTGGTGCTGTCCGTCACCGGCACCTCCACGCCCGAGCGGATCCGCCGCTCGGATTCGGTGTGCACGGCGCTGCAGATCGTCGAGCACCTCCAGGACGTCGCCGAGGACCTCAGCCGCGACCGCATCTACCTGCCGGCCGAGGACATGAAGCGCTTCCATGTCCAGGAGGCGGATCTCGCCACGGCCACAGCGGGCGCATCGGTGCGCGCGCTGGTTGCATACGAAGCAGAACGCGCGCTCCACCTCCTGAATGAAGGCACCCCCCTCGTGGGTAGCGTCCACGGCAGGTTGAAGCTGCTGCTCGCGGGGTTCGTGGCAGGGGGAAGGGCGGCGATCCGCGCGATCGCCGCCGCCGAATACGACGTACTTCCCGGCCCGCCCAAGCCCGG